One segment of Streptomyces sp. XD-27 DNA contains the following:
- a CDS encoding GntR family transcriptional regulator — translation MANGAEQRLAEAVEVSELETDRPLLGRTSTAERVADVLRDRIAEGFFPPGTRLSEDSIKGALGVSRNTLREAFRLLTHERLLVHELNRGVFVRVVSVADLTDIYRVRALVECAAVRGLGAPPYRLDAVEAAVVAGERAARERAWQELSTANIRFHQAVVGLAGSPRTDELMRAVLAELRLVFHFMDDPRRFHAPYLTRNRQILEALQAGDAAEAERLLASYLEDSRRQLAGAYAERVSS, via the coding sequence GTGGCGAACGGGGCCGAGCAGCGGCTCGCCGAGGCGGTGGAGGTGTCGGAGCTGGAGACGGACCGCCCTCTGCTGGGGCGCACCAGCACCGCGGAGCGGGTCGCGGACGTGCTGCGCGACCGCATCGCGGAGGGGTTCTTCCCGCCCGGCACCCGGCTCTCCGAGGACAGCATCAAGGGGGCTCTCGGCGTCTCGCGCAACACCCTGCGCGAGGCGTTCCGGCTGCTCACCCACGAACGGCTGCTGGTGCACGAGCTCAACCGCGGGGTCTTCGTGCGGGTGGTGAGCGTGGCGGACCTGACCGACATCTACCGGGTGCGCGCGCTGGTGGAATGCGCGGCCGTACGCGGCCTGGGGGCGCCGCCGTACCGGCTCGACGCCGTGGAGGCGGCGGTCGTCGCGGGCGAGCGGGCCGCACGGGAGCGCGCGTGGCAGGAGCTGTCGACCGCCAACATCCGCTTCCATCAGGCGGTCGTGGGTCTGGCCGGCAGCCCGCGCACGGACGAGCTGATGCGCGCCGTCCTGGCGGAACTGCGGCTGGTCTTCCACTTCATGGACGACCCGCGCCGCTTCCACGCGCCCTACCTCACCCGCAACCGGCAGATCCTGGAGGCCCTCCAGGCGGGAGACGCGGCCGAGGCGGAGCGGCTGCTCGCCTCGTATCTGGAGGACTCGCGGCGGCAGTTGGCGGGCGCGTACGCGGAACGTGTCTCCTCGTAG
- a CDS encoding DUF979 domain-containing protein, with protein sequence MIKAEWFFWLVGAVFLVMAAQMLTDRSNPKRHGSAAFWGLIGAGFIYSSWVVEDRAPAEPLGAAVLVMACLAGFGLTGRGEARTTTSEQRAASAARLGGRLFVPALTIPLVAMVCAVGVKKLSIGGEPVLQKGSETILGLGIGAVAALAVGMVMLREKRLSVPIHAGRSMLEAMGWALLLPQMLATLGSIFSVAGVGTEVGKLTTKALPDGSLHLAVVVYCVGMALFTVIMGNAFAAFPVMTAAVGWPVLVQTYDGSPAAVLAVGMLAGFCGTLVTPMAANYNIVPAALLELKDQYGPIKAQLPTAVVLLGCNIAIMSAFAF encoded by the coding sequence GTGATCAAGGCAGAGTGGTTCTTCTGGCTCGTCGGCGCCGTCTTCCTGGTGATGGCCGCCCAGATGCTCACCGACCGCAGCAACCCCAAACGCCATGGCAGCGCCGCCTTCTGGGGACTGATCGGCGCGGGCTTCATCTACAGCTCCTGGGTGGTGGAGGACAGGGCCCCCGCCGAGCCGCTCGGCGCCGCGGTCCTCGTCATGGCCTGCCTGGCCGGCTTCGGCCTCACCGGGCGCGGCGAGGCCCGTACCACGACCAGTGAACAGCGGGCGGCGAGCGCCGCCCGGCTGGGCGGCAGGCTCTTCGTGCCCGCCCTCACCATCCCGCTGGTCGCCATGGTCTGCGCGGTGGGCGTCAAGAAGCTGTCCATCGGCGGCGAACCGGTCCTGCAGAAGGGCAGCGAGACCATCCTGGGGCTCGGCATCGGGGCGGTGGCCGCCCTCGCCGTCGGCATGGTCATGCTGCGCGAGAAGCGCCTGTCCGTCCCCATCCACGCCGGGCGCTCCATGCTGGAGGCCATGGGCTGGGCGCTGCTCCTGCCGCAGATGCTCGCCACACTCGGCAGCATCTTCTCCGTCGCCGGGGTCGGCACCGAGGTCGGCAAGCTCACCACCAAGGCGCTGCCCGACGGCTCGCTCCACCTCGCCGTCGTCGTCTACTGCGTGGGCATGGCCCTGTTCACCGTGATCATGGGCAACGCGTTCGCCGCCTTCCCGGTGATGACCGCCGCCGTCGGCTGGCCCGTCCTCGTCCAGACTTACGACGGCAGTCCGGCCGCCGTCCTCGCCGTCGGCATGCTCGCCGGGTTCTGCGGCACCCTCGTGACCCCCATGGCAGCCAACTACAACATCGTTCCGGCGGCGCTGCTGGAGCTCAAGGACCAGTACGGGCCGATCAAGGCCCAGCTGCCCACCGCGGTGGTCCTGCTCGGCTGCAACATCGCGATCATGTCCGCTTTCGCCTTCTGA
- a CDS encoding DUF969 domain-containing protein has product MIVLLGVLVVVVGFATRRNPLLVVGAAGIATGLLGGLTPREVLAAFGDGFASSRSVTIFAITLPVIGLLERHGLQEQARGLVARFAKLTTGRFLTLYLALRQITAALGLVSVGGPAQTVRPLVAPMAEGAAERRFGPLPDKAREKIRSFSASADNVGLFFGEDVFLAVGSILLITGFVNTTYGTHLEPLHLALWAIPTALCALVVHGWRLLRLDRQLERDLLAGAGAAALPAGPDAPEAVK; this is encoded by the coding sequence ATGATCGTTCTCCTCGGCGTGCTCGTGGTCGTCGTCGGCTTCGCCACGAGACGCAACCCCCTGCTGGTGGTGGGCGCGGCGGGCATCGCCACCGGACTCCTCGGCGGTCTGACGCCGCGCGAGGTGCTCGCCGCGTTCGGCGACGGCTTCGCCTCCAGCCGCTCCGTGACGATCTTCGCCATCACCCTGCCCGTCATCGGCCTGCTGGAACGCCACGGCCTCCAGGAGCAGGCCCGCGGCCTCGTCGCCCGCTTCGCCAAGCTCACCACCGGCCGGTTCCTCACCCTGTACCTGGCGCTGCGTCAGATCACCGCCGCGCTCGGGCTGGTCAGCGTGGGCGGCCCGGCCCAGACCGTCCGCCCGCTGGTCGCCCCCATGGCCGAGGGCGCCGCGGAGCGCCGCTTCGGTCCGCTTCCCGACAAGGCGCGCGAGAAGATCCGGTCGTTCTCCGCCAGTGCCGACAACGTCGGGCTCTTCTTCGGTGAGGACGTCTTCCTCGCGGTCGGCTCGATCCTGCTGATCACCGGGTTCGTCAACACCACGTACGGCACCCATCTGGAGCCGCTGCACCTGGCGCTGTGGGCCATCCCCACCGCCCTGTGCGCACTGGTCGTGCACGGTTGGCGGCTGCTGCGCCTGGACCGGCAGTTGGAGCGCGACCTGCTCGCCGGGGCCGGGGCGGCCGCCCTGCCCGCGGGCCCGGATGCGCCGGAGGCCGTCAAGTGA